In the genome of Kitasatospora cathayae, one region contains:
- a CDS encoding type II secretion system F family protein produces MTRSQFAFCWATVLCLLAVAGWRAVQEQLPGGRRSRLVLAGSGPPMRGQCPQAVRRGWARIRGWLAPELLVLPVGLALGRVTASPVPVLAAALALLPLRRWRLRRRLTVEAGQRAAAVVELCAALAGELRSGATPEQALHLVTARLAEDPDGLRRLGVEPVARLAAGRYGGDVPAALQLLAELPGGSGAAAIAACWRVASDGGSGLAAALDRVAEALRGERALAEEITGELAGPRTTIAVLAALPGAGLLLGSGLGARPLEVLLHTSAGLGCLGAGAVLEGLGVLWTARIVRVAAQGGVEAPQGVAGGRPRAGAEGPAGGGGGRRGLLWARTLGAEAGVG; encoded by the coding sequence ATGACGCGAAGTCAGTTCGCTTTCTGCTGGGCGACGGTGCTGTGCCTGCTGGCCGTCGCCGGGTGGCGGGCCGTTCAGGAACAGCTGCCGGGTGGGCGACGCTCCAGGCTGGTGCTGGCGGGCAGCGGGCCTCCGATGAGGGGCCAGTGCCCGCAGGCGGTGCGGCGGGGGTGGGCTCGGATCCGGGGGTGGCTGGCGCCCGAACTGCTGGTTCTGCCCGTGGGGTTGGCCCTCGGACGGGTCACCGCGTCGCCGGTGCCGGTGCTCGCGGCCGCGCTGGCCCTCCTGCCGCTGCGACGGTGGCGGCTGCGGCGGCGCCTGACGGTGGAGGCCGGGCAGCGGGCCGCGGCCGTGGTGGAGCTCTGCGCCGCGCTGGCGGGGGAGTTGCGCAGCGGCGCGACGCCCGAGCAGGCGCTGCACCTGGTCACCGCACGGCTCGCCGAGGATCCGGACGGGCTGCGCCGGCTCGGAGTCGAGCCGGTGGCCCGGTTGGCGGCGGGCCGTTACGGCGGGGATGTCCCGGCCGCGCTCCAGTTGCTGGCCGAACTGCCCGGTGGCAGCGGAGCGGCGGCGATCGCGGCCTGCTGGCGGGTCGCCTCCGACGGCGGGTCGGGACTCGCCGCCGCGCTGGACCGGGTCGCGGAGGCGCTGCGCGGTGAGCGGGCGCTGGCGGAGGAGATCACCGGGGAGCTGGCCGGGCCGCGTACGACGATCGCGGTCCTGGCCGCCCTGCCGGGCGCGGGGCTGCTCCTGGGCAGTGGGCTCGGGGCCCGTCCGCTGGAGGTCCTGCTGCACACGTCGGCCGGACTGGGCTGCCTCGGGGCGGGGGCGGTCCTGGAGGGGCTGGGAGTGCTCTGGACGGCTCGCATCGTCCGAGTGGCGGCCCAGGGCGGGGTGGAGGCTCCGCAGGGCGTCGCCGGAGGCCGTCCCCGCGCGGGGGCCGAAGGCCCGGCTGGAGGCGGCGGTGGGCGGCGAGGGCTCCTGTGGGCGCGGACGCTCGGCGCCGAAGCGGGGGTGGGGTGA
- a CDS encoding type II secretion system F family protein, with protein MAVLIGGGVGVVIGVLAAAGVHRWSARARSPADRRAAAEEELLARQLPLTTELLAACLGSAALPSAAVSAVGRSVGAPLGPRLVAIGAELALGAPPELCWTRLGEQHPSLAPLARCLVRTSRGGAPVADPLIALARAQRMAAARTAHTRVRRAAVLATAPLGLCFLPAFVLIGVVPVVIGLTSRFAQVM; from the coding sequence GTGGCGGTGCTGATCGGGGGTGGCGTCGGGGTGGTGATCGGAGTGCTGGCGGCGGCGGGTGTCCATCGCTGGTCGGCCCGGGCCAGGTCGCCGGCTGATCGCCGGGCGGCAGCGGAGGAAGAGTTGCTGGCCAGGCAACTCCCGTTGACGACCGAGCTGTTGGCAGCCTGCCTCGGATCGGCGGCGCTGCCCTCGGCGGCGGTGTCGGCGGTGGGCCGGAGTGTGGGCGCGCCGCTGGGACCGAGGCTGGTGGCGATCGGGGCCGAGCTGGCCCTCGGTGCACCGCCGGAGCTGTGCTGGACCAGATTGGGCGAACAGCACCCCTCGCTGGCGCCGCTGGCGCGCTGCCTGGTCCGGACGAGCCGCGGCGGGGCTCCCGTGGCCGACCCGCTGATCGCGCTGGCCCGGGCGCAGCGGATGGCCGCCGCCCGCACGGCCCACACCCGGGTCCGCCGGGCCGCGGTGCTCGCCACCGCGCCGCTCGGGCTCTGCTTCCTCCCGGCCTTCGTGCTGATCGGGGTGGTGCCGGTGGTGATCGGCCTCACCAGCCGTTTCGCCCAAGTCATGTGA
- a CDS encoding DUF4244 domain-containing protein — translation MAAVLMIKAGAGRPLRHVLGVWRRRSHGAGGRVRKVARCRGRSDAGMTTAEYAVGTLGACALAAGLYKVVTSTAITGALTEMLERALHAT, via the coding sequence ATGGCTGCAGTGTTGATGATCAAGGCTGGGGCCGGGCGCCCGCTCCGGCACGTGCTCGGGGTGTGGCGACGGAGGAGCCACGGGGCCGGGGGCCGGGTGCGCAAGGTGGCCCGGTGCCGGGGCCGGTCGGACGCGGGGATGACGACCGCCGAATACGCCGTCGGAACCTTGGGGGCGTGCGCCCTCGCCGCCGGGCTCTACAAGGTGGTGACCAGCACGGCCATCACCGGCGCGCTGACCGAGATGCTGGAACGGGCGCTCCATGCGACGTAG
- a CDS encoding TadE family type IV pilus minor pilin has translation MAGRGRPVRSVRRGDRGFVTAETAVVLPALVLLAAMLIWGVLAAAAQITCVDAARIGARAAARGEADAVELARAAAPRGARVRLALAADTVRVDVDAPCAAPGRLGGLLAVRVGAMAVAAREDVLGGTTEGGGGPWPA, from the coding sequence ATGGCAGGGCGCGGCCGGCCGGTGCGGTCGGTGCGGCGTGGGGACCGGGGCTTCGTCACGGCGGAGACGGCGGTGGTGCTGCCCGCGCTGGTCCTGCTCGCGGCGATGCTGATCTGGGGCGTGCTCGCGGCGGCGGCGCAGATCACCTGCGTGGATGCGGCCCGGATCGGTGCCAGGGCGGCCGCGCGCGGGGAGGCGGACGCCGTCGAACTCGCCCGCGCGGCGGCCCCGCGGGGAGCGCGGGTCCGACTGGCGCTCGCGGCGGACACGGTGCGGGTCGACGTGGACGCCCCGTGCGCGGCGCCGGGCAGGCTGGGCGGCCTGCTCGCGGTGCGGGTCGGCGCGATGGCCGTGGCCGCGCGGGAGGACGTACTGGGGGGCACCACGGAGGGAGGTGGAGGCCCGTGGCCCGCTTGA
- a CDS encoding Rv3654c family TadE-like protein: MARLTSPWGAAERLARVRTARAAASGRHGYGADAGSATVWLLALAMLGTVVFAGTIAVGAVVTARHRAESAADLAALAAADRLLLDPDGGCGRAAGIAAAQGAGLASCEVDRSADAVEVVAEVPVGGLPLRLPVGPARARARAGPVRAPVAAAEDGAAGAGAGAGAGASAGIGVGVDADGLPSGVGDASGAAAS, translated from the coding sequence GTGGCCCGCTTGACCAGCCCCTGGGGGGCGGCGGAGCGATTGGCCCGCGTCCGTACCGCTCGGGCCGCTGCGTCCGGTCGGCACGGGTACGGGGCGGACGCGGGCTCGGCGACGGTCTGGCTGCTCGCGCTGGCCATGCTGGGCACGGTGGTCTTCGCCGGGACGATCGCGGTCGGTGCGGTGGTGACCGCCCGGCACCGGGCCGAGTCGGCTGCGGACCTGGCGGCCCTCGCGGCCGCGGACCGGCTGTTGCTGGATCCGGACGGCGGCTGCGGCCGGGCCGCCGGGATCGCTGCGGCGCAGGGTGCCGGTCTGGCGTCCTGCGAGGTGGACCGGTCGGCGGACGCCGTCGAGGTGGTGGCCGAGGTGCCGGTCGGCGGTCTCCCGCTGCGGTTGCCGGTCGGTCCGGCGCGGGCGCGGGCCCGGGCCGGACCGGTCCGGGCCCCGGTCGCCGCGGCCGAGGACGGTGCTGCCGGTGCCGGTGCCGGTGCCGGCGCCGGTGCCAGTGCCGGGATCGGTGTCGGGGTCGATGCCGACGGCCTTCCGAGCGGTGTCGGTGACGCGAGCGGTGCGGCGGCCTCATGA
- a CDS encoding DEAD/DEAH box helicase, translating into MPPRHSLPEALLTTLSTSRGRADRLTHTEHLPARPARYSPWPDSIRPEIVASALDVGVEQPWAHQAEAMNLAKSGQTVVIATGTASGKSLGYLAPVLSDLLEGTEARNGRGATALYLAPTKALAADQRRRAAELAPPRVRAALYDGDTPPEEREWVRQYASYVLTNPDMLHRGVLPAHARWSSFLKVLRYVVVDECHSYRGVFGSHVAQVLRRLRRICARYGSSPTFLLASATTADPAVTARRLTGLPAVAVTEDASPRGPMVFGLWEPPLTENVGEHGAPVRRTATAEAAHLLTDLVERQTRTVVFVRSRRAAELVALQAQDQLGRPLADRVAAYRGGYLADERRALERDLHSGRLLGLASTSALELGVDISGLDAVLMAGYPGTRASLWQQAGRAGREAQGALAILIARDDPLDTYLVHHPEALFATPVEATVLDPDNPHVLAPHLCAAAAELPLTDADLELFGPSTAPLLPVLERRGLLRRRADGSWYWTRRERAADAVDLRGSGGSPVQIVEADTGRLLGTVDAAAAHTTVHTGAVHLHQGRTYLVRELDLEDSVALVEPADPPYTTAARDITSISILDTDTTVHWGEGRLSFGSVEVVNQVVGYLRKRISTGEIMGESKLDLPPRTLRTRAVWWSVTEDQLLDADLPLDQLPGAAHAAEHASIGLLPLFATCDRWDIGGVSVPLHPDTGLPTVFVYDGHPGGAGFAERGFQRAVPWLTATRAAIASCECERGCPSCVQSPKCGNGNDPLNKAAAVRLLDVLLAGAPETGSAAGPEGGAPAAS; encoded by the coding sequence ATGCCGCCCCGACACAGCTTGCCCGAGGCACTGCTCACGACCCTGTCCACCAGTCGGGGGCGGGCCGACCGGCTCACCCATACGGAGCACCTTCCCGCCCGACCTGCGCGTTATTCGCCATGGCCCGACTCGATTCGACCGGAGATCGTCGCCTCGGCGCTGGACGTCGGGGTGGAACAGCCCTGGGCACACCAGGCAGAAGCGATGAACCTGGCCAAAAGCGGCCAGACTGTGGTCATCGCCACAGGCACCGCCTCGGGCAAGTCACTGGGCTACCTGGCGCCGGTGCTCAGCGACCTGCTGGAGGGCACCGAGGCCCGAAACGGCCGCGGCGCCACCGCGCTCTACCTGGCCCCGACCAAGGCGCTGGCCGCCGACCAGCGCCGCCGCGCCGCCGAGCTCGCCCCGCCGAGGGTCCGGGCGGCCCTGTACGACGGCGACACCCCGCCCGAGGAACGCGAGTGGGTCCGCCAGTACGCCTCCTACGTGCTCACCAATCCGGACATGCTGCACCGGGGCGTCCTGCCCGCGCACGCCCGTTGGTCCTCCTTCCTCAAGGTGCTGCGCTACGTGGTCGTCGACGAGTGCCACAGCTACCGGGGCGTCTTCGGCTCGCACGTCGCCCAGGTGCTGCGGCGGCTGCGCCGCATCTGCGCCCGTTACGGTTCGTCACCGACCTTCCTGCTCGCCTCCGCCACCACCGCCGACCCGGCCGTCACCGCCCGGCGGCTGACCGGTCTGCCCGCCGTGGCCGTCACCGAGGACGCCTCGCCGCGCGGACCGATGGTCTTCGGCCTCTGGGAGCCGCCGCTGACCGAGAACGTCGGCGAGCACGGCGCCCCGGTGCGCCGCACCGCCACCGCCGAGGCCGCTCACCTGCTGACCGACCTGGTCGAACGGCAGACCCGGACCGTCGTGTTCGTCCGCTCCCGCCGTGCCGCCGAACTCGTCGCCCTGCAGGCCCAGGACCAGCTGGGCCGACCGCTCGCCGACCGGGTGGCCGCCTACCGCGGCGGCTACCTCGCCGACGAACGCCGGGCCTTGGAGCGCGATCTGCACTCCGGCCGACTGCTCGGACTCGCCTCCACCTCCGCTCTCGAACTCGGCGTCGACATCTCCGGACTCGACGCCGTCCTGATGGCGGGCTACCCCGGCACCCGGGCCTCGCTCTGGCAGCAGGCGGGCCGGGCGGGCCGTGAGGCCCAGGGCGCGCTGGCCATCCTGATCGCCCGGGACGACCCGCTGGACACCTATCTGGTGCACCACCCGGAGGCGCTGTTCGCGACCCCCGTCGAGGCCACCGTGCTCGACCCCGACAACCCGCACGTGCTCGCCCCGCACCTGTGCGCGGCGGCGGCCGAACTTCCGCTCACCGATGCCGACCTGGAGCTGTTCGGCCCTTCCACCGCACCGCTGCTGCCGGTGCTGGAACGGCGCGGCCTGCTGCGCCGGCGCGCCGACGGCTCCTGGTACTGGACCCGCCGGGAGCGTGCCGCCGACGCCGTCGACCTGCGCGGCAGCGGCGGCAGCCCGGTGCAGATCGTCGAGGCCGACACCGGTCGACTGCTCGGCACGGTGGACGCCGCGGCCGCCCACACCACCGTCCACACCGGGGCCGTCCACCTCCACCAGGGCCGCACCTACCTGGTCCGGGAACTCGACCTGGAGGACTCGGTCGCCCTGGTCGAGCCGGCCGACCCGCCGTACACCACGGCCGCCCGGGACATCACCTCCATCTCCATCCTCGACACCGACACCACTGTCCACTGGGGCGAGGGCCGGCTCAGCTTCGGCTCGGTGGAGGTGGTCAACCAGGTGGTCGGCTACCTCCGCAAGCGGATCTCCACCGGGGAGATCATGGGCGAGAGCAAGCTCGACCTCCCGCCCCGCACCCTGCGCACCCGCGCGGTGTGGTGGTCCGTCACCGAGGACCAGCTGCTCGACGCGGACCTCCCGCTCGACCAACTGCCCGGCGCCGCCCACGCCGCCGAGCACGCCTCGATCGGCCTGCTGCCGCTGTTCGCCACCTGCGACCGATGGGACATCGGCGGCGTCTCCGTCCCGCTGCACCCCGACACCGGGCTGCCCACGGTGTTCGTCTACGACGGTCACCCGGGCGGGGCCGGTTTCGCCGAACGCGGGTTCCAGCGGGCCGTCCCCTGGCTGACCGCCACCCGCGCGGCGATCGCCTCCTGCGAGTGCGAGCGCGGCTGCCCGTCCTGCGTCCAGTCGCCCAAGTGCGGCAACGGCAACGACCCGCTGAACAAGGCCGCAGCCGTCCGGCTGCTGGACGTCCTGCTGGCGGGGGCGCCGGAGACCGGCTCCGCGGCGGGCCCGGAGGGTGGAGCACCGGCCGCTTCATGA
- the bldG gene encoding anti-sigma factor antagonist BldG gives MDLSLSTRAVGDRTVVEVGGEIDVYTAPKLREQLVELVNDGKYHLVVDMEGVDFLDSTGLGVLVGGLKRVRAHEGSLRLVCNQERILKIFRITGLTKVFPIHTSVDDAVAATD, from the coding sequence GTGGACCTGTCCCTGTCGACCCGCGCAGTCGGCGATCGTACGGTCGTCGAGGTTGGCGGCGAGATCGATGTGTACACCGCCCCGAAGCTGCGGGAGCAGCTGGTCGAGCTCGTCAACGACGGCAAGTACCACCTCGTCGTCGACATGGAGGGCGTTGACTTCCTCGACTCGACCGGCCTCGGCGTGCTGGTCGGTGGCCTGAAGCGGGTGCGTGCCCACGAAGGCTCGCTGCGCCTGGTGTGCAACCAGGAGCGCATTCTCAAGATCTTCCGGATCACCGGTCTGACCAAGGTCTTCCCGATCCACACCTCGGTGGACGACGCGGTCGCCGCGACCGACTGA
- a CDS encoding ATP-binding protein produces MATVELRFSALPEHVRTARLVAAAVARRAGVDESVLDEVRLAVGEACSRAVGLHQRGGIGGTVRVALTDQEKRFLIEVEDEAGPAAAPAPGAAEGGDADEDTLGLAVITGLVEDLEVANGADGGVIRMSWPVSVASVGV; encoded by the coding sequence ATGGCAACCGTCGAACTTCGATTCAGCGCGCTTCCCGAGCACGTGCGGACGGCCCGGTTGGTCGCCGCGGCCGTCGCCAGACGGGCCGGGGTCGACGAGTCGGTGCTCGACGAGGTGCGGCTCGCGGTCGGTGAGGCATGTTCCCGTGCGGTCGGTCTGCACCAGCGCGGTGGCATCGGCGGCACCGTGCGAGTCGCGCTGACCGATCAGGAGAAGCGTTTCCTCATCGAGGTCGAGGACGAGGCCGGCCCCGCCGCGGCTCCGGCCCCCGGTGCCGCCGAGGGCGGCGACGCGGACGAGGACACCCTGGGTCTCGCCGTGATCACCGGCCTGGTCGAGGACCTGGAGGTCGCCAACGGCGCCGACGGTGGCGTGATCCGGATGAGCTGGCCGGTCTCGGTCGCCTCCGTCGGGGTCTGA
- a CDS encoding small secreted protein, with translation MNKRLLAVPALGVLLAFGAVGCGGDDNSKQLESWASNVCGAAKDPIAQSQNALADTGQVKTGEAPADLQKRLSTDIGRLAKTNQDIAAAIDAAGAPKVDNGATLQKDTVDELKKAADGYLDVQKKLDALPNNDQAKFADGLHSVADQLQQLSSLSTQAQAKLQRGDLGAAMAKQEGCKPTQATPSAGASGSAGGSPATGGASATPSAGASASVGAPSGTPAPGATDTASPAATPSAGAATTPAAPATTPATPAPSAS, from the coding sequence GTGAACAAGCGACTGCTGGCCGTACCCGCCCTCGGCGTGCTGCTCGCGTTCGGCGCCGTCGGCTGCGGCGGCGACGACAACAGCAAGCAGCTGGAGTCCTGGGCGTCGAACGTCTGCGGCGCGGCCAAGGACCCGATCGCCCAGTCGCAGAACGCGCTCGCCGACACCGGCCAGGTGAAGACCGGTGAGGCCCCCGCGGACCTGCAGAAGCGGCTCTCGACGGACATCGGGCGACTGGCCAAGACCAACCAGGACATCGCGGCCGCCATCGACGCGGCCGGTGCGCCCAAGGTGGACAACGGCGCGACGCTGCAGAAGGACACCGTCGACGAGCTGAAGAAGGCGGCCGACGGCTACCTGGACGTCCAGAAGAAGCTGGACGCACTGCCCAACAACGACCAGGCGAAGTTCGCGGACGGGCTGCACAGCGTCGCCGACCAGCTGCAGCAGTTGTCCTCGCTGTCCACCCAGGCGCAGGCCAAGCTGCAGCGCGGCGACCTCGGCGCCGCGATGGCCAAGCAGGAGGGCTGCAAGCCCACCCAGGCCACCCCGAGCGCCGGTGCGAGCGGTAGCGCAGGCGGCTCCCCGGCCACCGGGGGCGCGAGCGCGACCCCGAGCGCCGGAGCCTCCGCCTCGGTAGGCGCCCCCAGCGGCACCCCCGCGCCGGGCGCGACGGACACCGCGAGCCCGGCGGCCACCCCGTCGGCGGGCGCTGCCACCACCCCGGCGGCCCCGGCCACGACCCCGGCCACTCCGGCACCCAGCGCGAGCTGA
- a CDS encoding DUF7059 domain-containing protein, with protein MISSPVLDPTRLAKLREALLEASFTADGCLDLLGPTGYAALARSEAVPALRATRGGSPLETLVRLFLLQQPVPYKAAAAALPVEDCLADGWLRPDGDLVRATVDVRPYANEVAGLPSSDAWVVSDLGCAVGGAGGIGSGETAHGVARKDLVLGVGGASTTLANITVRRPVGAALDLGSGSGVQALHAARHARSVTATDLNPRALRFTELTLALSGFDNTEALAGSLFEPVGERKFDLIVSNPPFVISPAGRFTYRDGGMAGDDLCRSLVRSAAEHLEPGGYCQLLANWQHVKGEDWHERLAGWVAGTGLDAWIVQREVQDVAQYAELWLRDGGDHRGPGGDYQARYGEWLDAFEAGRVEGIGMGWITLRASGAERPTVRVEEWPHPVEQPLGPHIDEWFDRQDFLRSHDDAGLLAARYVLADEVVQEQVGAPGAEDPEHVVLRHNRGMRRATKVDTVGAGFVGVCDGTLSAGEIVDAIAQLLGEDRVVLRDRVPESLRLLTEQGFINPVR; from the coding sequence GTGATCAGTAGCCCCGTTCTCGACCCGACCCGTCTGGCCAAGCTGCGCGAGGCGCTGCTGGAGGCCTCGTTCACCGCCGATGGGTGCCTGGACCTGCTGGGGCCCACCGGCTACGCGGCCTTGGCCCGCAGCGAGGCGGTTCCGGCGCTGCGCGCGACGCGTGGCGGCAGCCCGCTGGAGACGCTGGTGCGGCTGTTCCTGCTGCAGCAGCCGGTGCCGTACAAGGCGGCGGCCGCCGCGTTGCCGGTGGAGGACTGCCTGGCGGACGGCTGGCTGCGCCCGGACGGGGACCTGGTGCGTGCCACGGTGGACGTCCGGCCGTATGCCAACGAGGTTGCCGGGCTTCCCAGTTCGGATGCCTGGGTGGTCTCCGACCTGGGTTGCGCGGTGGGCGGTGCGGGCGGGATCGGATCCGGCGAGACCGCGCACGGGGTGGCCCGCAAGGACCTGGTGCTGGGGGTCGGCGGGGCGTCCACCACGCTGGCCAACATCACCGTGCGCCGGCCCGTCGGGGCGGCGCTGGACCTCGGTTCGGGCTCCGGCGTGCAGGCGCTGCACGCGGCCCGGCACGCCCGCAGCGTCACCGCCACCGACCTCAACCCGCGCGCGCTGCGGTTCACCGAACTGACCCTGGCGCTGTCCGGGTTCGACAACACCGAGGCGCTCGCCGGGAGCCTCTTCGAGCCGGTCGGGGAGCGGAAGTTCGACCTGATCGTCTCCAACCCGCCGTTCGTCATCTCGCCGGCCGGCCGGTTCACCTACCGCGACGGCGGCATGGCCGGGGACGACCTGTGCCGCAGCCTGGTGCGCTCGGCCGCCGAGCACCTGGAGCCGGGCGGCTACTGCCAGTTGCTCGCCAACTGGCAGCACGTCAAGGGTGAGGATTGGCACGAGCGGCTGGCCGGCTGGGTGGCGGGCACCGGGCTGGACGCCTGGATCGTCCAGCGCGAGGTCCAGGACGTGGCCCAGTACGCCGAGTTGTGGCTGCGCGACGGCGGTGACCACCGCGGTCCGGGCGGCGACTACCAGGCCCGGTACGGCGAGTGGCTGGACGCCTTCGAGGCGGGCCGGGTCGAGGGCATCGGGATGGGCTGGATCACCCTGCGGGCGAGCGGCGCCGAGCGTCCGACCGTCCGGGTGGAGGAGTGGCCGCACCCGGTGGAGCAGCCGCTCGGCCCGCACATCGACGAGTGGTTCGACCGGCAGGACTTCCTGCGCTCGCACGACGACGCGGGCCTGCTCGCGGCCCGCTACGTGCTGGCCGACGAGGTGGTCCAGGAGCAGGTCGGCGCGCCGGGGGCGGAGGACCCGGAGCACGTGGTGCTGCGGCACAACCGGGGCATGCGGCGGGCCACCAAGGTGGACACCGTGGGCGCCGGGTTCGTCGGGGTCTGCGACGGGACGCTGTCGGCGGGCGAGATCGTGGACGCCATCGCCCAGCTGTTGGGCGAGGACCGGGTGGTGCTGCGGGACCGGGTGCCGGAGTCGCTCCGGCTGCTGACCGAGCAGGGGTTCATCAACCCGGTTCGGTGA
- a CDS encoding DUF3592 domain-containing protein — protein sequence METTTATVSGLVLALFGGVLLLWCAAEVRLRHRVRRLGVSAVATVVAESDGHGQLDSAPLLSFSVLPTVLPTIGDDKGSGAGRIAELVLTRPRGHTPLRRPERFTPGASVRICYDPDRPRRAVLAAGEVGRAAVVDLLWSALGAACLVAGAGLLAAVGR from the coding sequence GTGGAGACGACGACGGCGACCGTGAGCGGGCTGGTGCTCGCCCTCTTCGGTGGCGTGCTGCTGCTCTGGTGCGCCGCCGAAGTGCGCCTTCGCCACCGGGTGCGCCGACTGGGGGTGTCGGCGGTGGCCACGGTGGTCGCCGAGAGCGACGGGCACGGCCAGCTCGACAGTGCGCCGCTGCTCTCCTTCTCCGTACTGCCGACGGTGCTGCCGACGATCGGCGACGACAAGGGGTCCGGCGCCGGCCGGATCGCGGAGCTCGTGCTCACCCGGCCGCGCGGTCACACCCCGCTGCGCCGTCCGGAGCGTTTCACGCCCGGTGCCTCGGTCCGGATCTGCTACGACCCGGACCGCCCCCGCCGGGCGGTGCTGGCGGCGGGGGAGGTCGGCCGGGCCGCGGTCGTCGACCTGCTGTGGAGCGCCTTGGGCGCGGCCTGTCTGGTGGCGGGCGCCGGGCTGCTGGCAGCTGTCGGTCGCTGA